Part of the Thermococcus sp. 18S1 genome, CTTTTAAAAGCTTCACCCTAACGTTCAGAAGGTGGTCGTATGGAATCCAGACGTCTCGCCGGAATACTCCTGCTCATACTGTCAGCCTTCACCGGCACGATAGCCTTCCGCCTCGCCACCCCCGCCATAGCATTCTATACCCGTGATATACTCCAGGCCTCGATGCTGTCCGTTTCAATCGTCTCGATGTCTTTCGTTCTCGCGAGGGCATTTTCCTCGGTTTTCGGTGGACTGATCCTTGAGAGGGGCAAGAGGCTCGTCTATATCGGCGCGGTGGCCATGATGGGGAACGCCCTGGCGGTTCAGCTCTACCCCCTGACCTCAACATGGGTTCAGGTTGCGGGAATAAAGCTCCTCAACGGCTTTTTAAACGGTCTCAGCTGGCCGATGGCACAGTTTGTAATAGCCGTGGCCACCCCAAAGGAGATAAGGGCGAGGGTTACGGCGATATACTTCTTCTTCGGCAGTATAGCATCCCTCCTCGGAAACTACGTCTACGCCTACACGATAGACCTCGGACTGGGCGGCCAGATGTGGATTTCCTCCGCCTTCTTTGTCCTGACCGGTCTGATAATGGTGGCCAGCTACGTCCTCCTCTACGAGAGGATAACTCCAAAAAGAAAGAAAACTCCCGACGGTGAAAGGCCGAGCCTTGACCCGAGGAGGATTTTAATCATCGCCTCACTGATGGCGGTGATAGTGGCCTTCACGTCCGGCGAGATAACCTACGTCTACGTCTCGGAGGCACTGGGGATGGACAAGGCAACGACCGCGACGCTTATAGGCTGGGCCGGTTTCCTCGCCGCGATGCTCAGCTACTTCGCTTCCTGGCTCGCCGACGTGAGGAGCGAAAGGCGGATGGTTCTGCTCACCTCTCTGTTGGCGGCTCTCTCGCCGCTCCTTGCGGCAGTGAAGACCGCCCCAACGGTTTTCCTGGGGATATTCCTTGCCCTCTTCGCCTTCCAGAGCTTCCGCCCGATTTCCAGAAAAGTCTTGGCGAGCTACCATCGCTCTTCCCTTGCCATCGGGAGCGTTAACGGCGTCCAGAACCTCTCGACCTTCCTCGGGGGAATGCTGTTCGGCTTTGCGTACTCACTGGGCGAGTTCCAAGGGGTTGTAACGCTCAACCTAGCCCTGCTGGCATTCACGCCTGTTTCGATAGCCCTGCTCTGGCAAGGCGTTAAGCTTAAAGGCGGTGGGGAGTAAGTTCCCTTTGACAAAGGCTCCAAAACTTTTATAAAAGAGAGCACTCGCCTAAGTTTAGGCTTAGCTTACGCTCATTTGGAGGTGAGAGTATGGGACTGAGACCAGCCAAGATTGATAGGGACGTTGATAAGCCCGCTTACACGAGGAGGAAGTACATCCGCGGTGCGCCCGGTCCGAGAATAACGATCTTCGATATGGGCAACCTCTCAGCCGAGTTCGAGTATGAGGTCAGCCTTCATGCGGAGCAGGCCATGCAGATAAGGCAGAACGCCCTCGAGGCCATCCGTATCCAGGTGAACAGGTACCTCCAGAAGAACGTCGGTAGGAGCAACTACCACTTCAAGATAAGGGTTTACCCGTTCCAGGTTCTTCGTGAGAACCCGATGGCTACCGGAAGGAAGGCCGACCGTTACGGAAACGGTATGAGGAGGCCCTTCGGAAAGCCGATAGGCCTCGCCGCCCGCGTCAAGAAGGACCAGAAGATCATCACCGTCTGGGTGAACGAGAACCACCTCAAGTTCGCCCTCGGTGCCATGCACAGGGCCAAGATGAAGCTGCCCTACAGCGCCTACTACAGGATCTACGACAAGGAAGGCAACGACATCACCAGCAAGGTTCTCTCGACCATGAAGCGCTGAAGCGCAGCGCTTGTCCTCTTCTACATTTTCATAACCCCTTGCGTTTGCGCCTCGACCCAGTGGTTTTTGCCATATATTCATAATGATTATTAACGATGCAGTCCAACTTAAATTGGTGGGATAATGGTAAGCTCGGGCTTTAGGGCAATGCTTCTCAAACTCGGCGTTCCCGAGGACAGACTGGCGGTTCTTGAGGGCAAAGGTGGAGTTGTGGAGGGAGAATTTGAAGGCATAAGATACGTCCGCTTCCGGGATTCCGCCAAGGGCTTCCGGCGCGGGACGGTTGTCTTTGACAACGGGGACGTTGTTCTTGGATTCCCCCACATAAAGCGCGTCGTCCAGCTGGAGAGCGGTATAAAGAGGGTCTTCAAGAACAAACCCTTCTACGTTGAGGAGAAGGTGGACGGCTACAACGTCCGCGTCGTGAAGGTGAGGGACAGGGTCCTGGCCCTCACGAGGGGCGGCTTCATATGTCCTTTCACGACGGAGAGGATACTGGACTTCATAAACGAGGAGTTCTTCAGGGACTACCCCAACCTAGTTCTGGCGGGAGAGATGGCCGGGCCGGAGAGTCCTTATATCGTCGAAGGGCCGCCCTACGTGAAGGAGGACATAGAGTTCTTCCTGTTTGATATCCAGGAGAAGGGGACGGGAAGGAGCCTCTCCGTGGAGGAAAGGCTCAGGCTGGCCGAGGAGTACGGGATTCGCCACGTTGACACCTTTGGCCTTTACGATCGCTCGAAGATCAAGGAGCTGCATGAGCTAATCGAAAGGCTCAGCCGGGAGAGGAGAGAGGGCATCGTCATGAAGACTCCGGATATGAAGAGAATCGCGAAATACGTAACGCCGTACGCCAACATCAACGACATCCGGATAGGCTCCCACATATTCTTTGACCTGCCGCACGGCTACTTCATGGGGAGGATTAAACGCCTCGCGTTCTACCTGGCCGAAAAGCACGTCCGGGGCGAGGAGTTCGACGAATACGCGAAAGCCCTTGGAAAGGCCATCCTTCGGCCGTTCGTTGAGAGCATCCACGAAGTTGCCAACGGCGGCGAGGTCGAGGAGGTCTTCACGGTCAGGGTGAAGAGCATAAGCACGGCCCACAGGATGGTGACCCACTTCGAGAGACTCGGCGTGAAGATTCACATCGAGGACATAGAGGACCTGGGCAACGGCTACTGGAGGATAACCTTCAAGAGGGTCTATCCGGACGCGACGCGCGAGATGAGGGAGCTGTGGAACGGCAGGGCTTTCGTGGATTGAGCAAGCTTTGCTCCCGCAAAGCTTGACCAAAAGGAGTTGACTGCAGAAAAAGCATGGAATGATTTCGTGCACTCTTTAATTGCAGCTTTATTTGTAGGTTTGGCTCTTTGATAAAGCTCTTCAACAGTTTCGACCTTATTTTTGGCGTCCTTTGGACGCCTTCTGGAGGGTGAAACCCTATGAAACTCGGGATTTTTAATGCAAACCGTCA contains:
- a CDS encoding MFS transporter — its product is MESRRLAGILLLILSAFTGTIAFRLATPAIAFYTRDILQASMLSVSIVSMSFVLARAFSSVFGGLILERGKRLVYIGAVAMMGNALAVQLYPLTSTWVQVAGIKLLNGFLNGLSWPMAQFVIAVATPKEIRARVTAIYFFFGSIASLLGNYVYAYTIDLGLGGQMWISSAFFVLTGLIMVASYVLLYERITPKRKKTPDGERPSLDPRRILIIASLMAVIVAFTSGEITYVYVSEALGMDKATTATLIGWAGFLAAMLSYFASWLADVRSERRMVLLTSLLAALSPLLAAVKTAPTVFLGIFLALFAFQSFRPISRKVLASYHRSSLAIGSVNGVQNLSTFLGGMLFGFAYSLGEFQGVVTLNLALLAFTPVSIALLWQGVKLKGGGE
- a CDS encoding 50S ribosomal protein L16, whose translation is MGLRPAKIDRDVDKPAYTRRKYIRGAPGPRITIFDMGNLSAEFEYEVSLHAEQAMQIRQNALEAIRIQVNRYLQKNVGRSNYHFKIRVYPFQVLRENPMATGRKADRYGNGMRRPFGKPIGLAARVKKDQKIITVWVNENHLKFALGAMHRAKMKLPYSAYYRIYDKEGNDITSKVLSTMKR
- a CDS encoding RNA ligase, which gives rise to MVSSGFRAMLLKLGVPEDRLAVLEGKGGVVEGEFEGIRYVRFRDSAKGFRRGTVVFDNGDVVLGFPHIKRVVQLESGIKRVFKNKPFYVEEKVDGYNVRVVKVRDRVLALTRGGFICPFTTERILDFINEEFFRDYPNLVLAGEMAGPESPYIVEGPPYVKEDIEFFLFDIQEKGTGRSLSVEERLRLAEEYGIRHVDTFGLYDRSKIKELHELIERLSRERREGIVMKTPDMKRIAKYVTPYANINDIRIGSHIFFDLPHGYFMGRIKRLAFYLAEKHVRGEEFDEYAKALGKAILRPFVESIHEVANGGEVEEVFTVRVKSISTAHRMVTHFERLGVKIHIEDIEDLGNGYWRITFKRVYPDATREMRELWNGRAFVD